In [Phormidium] sp. ETS-05, the genomic window AAGGTCTGCTCTCTCAAGCTCTGCGGGAGCGGGTCAATTATGTGAACGCCACGATCGAAGCTAAGGAACGGGGCATTCGGGTGATTGAAACTCGTGATGCTTCGATGCGGGACTATGCGGGCTCGCTCCATCTTTCCGCCAAAGGCGCTCTCGGAGAACATTCGGTGACTGGGGCTTTATTGGGAGATGGGGAAATTCGGATCACTGATGTGGATGATTTTCCGATTAACGTCCCCCCAAGTCGCTATATGCTATTCACAAGGCACCGCGATATGCCGGGGATTATCGGGAAAATCGGTTCCCTACTGGGGAGTTTTAATGTCAACATCGCCAGTATGCAGGTGGGCCGCAAAATTGTGCGCGGCGATGCTGTGATGGTGCTGAGCATTGATGACCCCCTCCCAGACGGGATTCTGGCAGAGATTATGAAGGTTCCTGGCATTCGCGATGCTTATACCGTGACGCTATGAGGTACAAGTTTTGAGTTTTGATGTGTGGTCATCAACCAATTGCGGTGAAAAAGCGCCCCTCAAAACTCAAAGCTGAAATATATGGCAAATAACTGGTGGGAAATTCAAGTGCTATGCGATCGCTCCTTGGAAGATTTAATCTTCCACAGGATCGAAACTTTTGGCTGTCGGGGCAGTGCCAGTCAAATCAAGGGTAATTCTTGTCTGCTCTCGGCTTACTTACCCCAGGAGCAGGCGAATGTCCTAGACTTGGCGGCTTTATCTCTGGTCCTGCGCCAAGATGCTCTATGCGTCGGGATGCCAATCCCAGCGGTGCAGTGGCACTTGGTGGAGGAGGAAGATTGGGCTAGCAGTTGGAAAAAGCACTGGCACCCCCAGGAAATCGGCGATCGTTTCTTAATCTATCCCGCTTGGCTCCCCATTCCCGCCAACCCAGAACGCCTCCTCCTCCGCTTAGACCCCGGCACTGCTTTCGGCACCGGCGCCCACGCCACTACCCAATTATGCCTGGAAGCCCTGGAAATGCGCCTGGGAGAAGACCCCCAAGATTCTCTAGTGGTGGATATCGGGTGTGGTTCCGGTATCTTATCTATTGGGGCGATTCTCCTCGGCGCCCGCAAGGCATATGCTGTGGATATTGACCCCCTAGCCGTCCGCGCCGCTCGCCGCAATCGGGACCTGAACAAAATTACGGAAGAGC contains:
- the prmA gene encoding 50S ribosomal protein L11 methyltransferase, which translates into the protein MANNWWEIQVLCDRSLEDLIFHRIETFGCRGSASQIKGNSCLLSAYLPQEQANVLDLAALSLVLRQDALCVGMPIPAVQWHLVEEEDWASSWKKHWHPQEIGDRFLIYPAWLPIPANPERLLLRLDPGTAFGTGAHATTQLCLEALEMRLGEDPQDSLVVDIGCGSGILSIGAILLGARKAYAVDIDPLAVRAARRNRDLNKITEEQMTVKLGSIDRLKQMLDAPIDGFACNILAEVIIDLIPHLEAIAKPSTWGILSGVLLEQAKPVADTLEQHGWLVAALWRRQDWCCFNVRRSQF